Proteins encoded in a region of the Triticum dicoccoides isolate Atlit2015 ecotype Zavitan chromosome 3A, WEW_v2.0, whole genome shotgun sequence genome:
- the LOC119270225 gene encoding uncharacterized protein LOC119270225 has translation MVRDQKAMASPPAALPEDVALEILARVPDAAGLFRCAAACRRWRTLVADPSFLRRRWPDGARHPSSLLGFFGQEWCRRPGGEDHGDVPDLPGFVRAPGSVLASERPFLGSFVPGAAGIFDRAVPLASHRGLLLVRFVPAGGESSADVDHLAVCNLHSGACDVLPPLERGWFFDYVDASAYAVVNQGPTSFKVFIVGYNNEGSQQYDLRTFSSGGEPSWSAPSKLFNPIEHGIFGPLKQRGAVVGHGTVHWLIWDLVDFHAIDVDAMTGRVTLQKLPAPRPRDMEYHLYDTPRLSVAADETALSSICLFREPLRVETWTRGDGGEHCGREWCRARVVELRPPGQKQIDTPVCMCLGERSGTLLIKDLHRCMYIADLESGAMEETTDKQFCRGLDGCKTAFPVEIDWPAFFMCRLGGKSDV, from the coding sequence ATGGTGAGAGATCAGAAGGCCATGGCGTCGCCGCCGGCCGCGCTcccggaggacgtcgcgctggagATCCTCGCGCGCGTGCCGGACGCCGCGGGCCTGTTCCGCTGCGCCGCGGCGTGCAGGCGCTGGAGGACGCTGGTGGCCGACCCATCCTTCCTCCGTCGCCGCTGGCCGGACGGCGCGCGCCACCCGTCCTCGCTCCTCGGCTTCTTCGGCCAGGAGTGGTGCCGccgccccggcggagaggatcacgGGGACGTCCCTGATTTGCCGGGCTTCGTCCGCGCGCCGGGGTCGGTCCTCGCGTCCGAACGCCCCTTCCTGGGCTCCTTCGTGCCCGGCGCTGCCGGCATCTTCGACCGCGCGGTGCCGCTCGCCTCGCATCGCGGCCTCCTCCTCGTGCGCTTCGTCCCAGCCGGCGGCGAGTCAAGCGCCGACGTGGACCACCTGGCCGTGTGCAACCTGCACTCCGGCGCGTGCGACGTGCTCCCGCCGCTCGAGCGCGGCTGGTTCTTCGACTACGTGGACGCGAGCGCGTACGCCGTCGTGAACCAGGGGCCGACGTCCTTCAAGGTGTTCATCGTCGGCTACAACAACGAGGGCAGCCAGCAGTACGACCTCCGCACGTTCTCGTCCGGCGGCGAGCCGAGCTGGAGCGCGCCCAGCAAGCTCTTCAACCCGATAGAGCACGGCATCTTCGGGCCGTTGAAGCAGCGCGGCGCCGTGGTGGGCCACGGGACGGTGCACTGGCTCATCTGGGACCTGGTCGACTTCCACGCCATCGACGTGGACGCCATGACCGGCCGCGTGACCCTACAGAAGCTCCCGGCCCCGAGGCCGCGCGACATGGAATACCACCTCTACGACACGCCACGCCTGAGCGTCGCGGCCGACGAGACGGCGCTTTCGTCGATCTGCCTGTTCAGAGAGCCCCTCCGAGTAGAGACCTGGACGAGGGGGGACGGCGGCGAGCATTGCGGCCGAGAGTGGTGCCGCGCTAGGGTGGTGGAGCTGCGACCACCCGGGCAGAAGCAAATCGACACGCCGGTGTGCATGTGCTTGGGGGAGAGGAGCGGCACGCTGCTCATCAAGGACCTTCACCGGTGCATGTACATCGCGGATCTGGAAAGTGGCGCCATGGAGGAGACGACGGACAAGCAGTTTTGCCGTGGCCTCGACGGCTGCAAGACGGCGTTCCCCGTAGAGATCGACTGGCCTGCCTTCTTCATGTGTCGCCTTGGTGGAAAGTCAGATGTTTAA